From Corticium candelabrum unplaced genomic scaffold, ooCorCand1.1 SCAFFOLD_38, whole genome shotgun sequence:
GCGTCAGTCCTATTCGGTTGTATGGAGTCCCCGTTTCTGGAATGAACGCTTTTGTTGAGTTGCTTTTCGTCGTATGTTGTTTCCGTGGcttatgtttctttgttgtgatcgaGTTTGCGTTCTGTCTATACTCTTGTGGCTTcagtgtctgggatcatcGCATCCTTACCTTGCCTTCGTGGTCTAGTGCATTTTCTCCGGATTCTGTCGTCGTCATCTCACCTTCGTCTCATtgtccatcttgtgacttcagcgtgtgggattatcgcagccttaccttgccctcgtggcctagtgcgtcttctccagattctgtcgtcatcatgTCGTCTTTCCTTCCTcttgtcgtccatcttgtgcacgtgacttcagtgtctgggatcatcgcagccttaccttgcccttgTGGCCTGTGCGTGTTCTCCAGattttgtcgtcatcatctcgtctacctcttcgtcttgtcgtccatcttgtgacttcagcatctgggattatcgcagccttaccttgccctcgtggcctagtgcgttttctccagattctgtcgtcatcatctcatcttcctcttcgtcttgtcgtccatcttgtgacttcagcatctgagattatcgcagccttaccttgccctcgtggcttagtgcgtcttctcggattctgtcgtcaccatctcctggtcttctttggattcatttcttctgacttgcgtatcttgtacctagctctagagtctagcctctcgtatgtagtttgcaagttttatgttgttaatagtgttggactttagttatagttatgtactttgcagtgatgtataatagtaccatgtttgaaatatatgtattgacagacagacagacagacagacatacatacagacagacagacagacagacagacagacagacacctctcctttatatatagagatatgATAGACAATGCAAGGTAAGATAAATATAACTGTAAGAGAGGAGTTTAGTTTAGACTAATCCAATTTGCGCTTGACTGAATGCGTAAGAGTGAAGTTTTGTGTGTACGCAAAGGCGGCGAAGCACTCCAAAAAGGGGTGCGGCGAAAACAAACTGATTGGCCCAACACCATTTGCATCATGTGATATGATGCAAAAAGTAAAATGGCGCTTGCCGCAATGCCGCGCGTACCGGCTCCGCCGTCCTTGATGTTTAATGGCACACTGAAGACAACGTTAAGAGGCTTGTGTACAGAGAAGCCTAGGCAGTTGAACCGGTACATAGACGCACTCTTATT
This genomic window contains:
- the LOC134198000 gene encoding uncharacterized protein LOC134198000; translation: MIDTLGAYRPTSGNEQSKFGGDTMCRSGDIRARAEASAIGGKSRRRGRSQEDDHGITFEINEFGVREPNSAEIGLAVFEKRSYGRTHRQTESPRMNGSGGCNLQFLQSRSHQQKRRAFSGFFLASAVLSAFVGCVSPIRLYGVPVSGMNAFVELLFVVCCFRGLCFFVVIEFAFCLYSCGFSVWDHRILTLPSWSSAFSPDSVVVISPSSHCPSCDFSVWDYRSLTLPSWPSASSPDSVVIMSSFLPLVVHLVHVTSVSGIIAALPCPCGLCVFSRFCRHHLVYLFVLSSIL